The following proteins come from a genomic window of Misgurnus anguillicaudatus unplaced genomic scaffold, ASM2758022v2 HiC_scaffold_28, whole genome shotgun sequence:
- the LOC141362604 gene encoding homeobox protein Nkx-2.8-like, translated as MMAISNKFSFTVRSILDLPENDTDGIAHHSPVGALSTSTYSSWIENDRSHCISSDESNLEASPDSTGPDVLSVDAEQEKRKKRRVLFSKAQTYELERRFRQQRYLSAPEREQLAHLLRLTPTQVKIWFQNHRYKMKRARIECAHDLSQPPVMRRVVVPILVRDGKPYPNCNVETERGSCIPTTVPSSPFSVQSFPSLQQQTPFALFPTYQHFTNTAASRHHFCVW; from the exons ATGATGGCTATTTCCAACAAGTTCAGTTTTACCGTAAGAAGTATTTTGGATTTGCCTGAAAATGACACCGATGGCATCGCTCACCATTCTCCAGTTGGCGCACTCTCCACCTCGACTTACTCGTCCTGGATCGAAAACGACAGAAGTCATTGCATct CGTCCGATGAGAGCAACCTTGAGGCTTCACCAGACTCCACCGGGCCTGATGTGCTCTCCGTGGATGCAGAACAGGAGAAGAGGAAGAAGCGCCGTGTGTTATTTTCCAAAGCTCAAACTTATGAGTTGGAGAGACGCTTTCGTCAGCAGCGTTACCTGTCCGCTCCTGAACGAGAACAGCTGGCGCACCTGTTGCGACTCACGCCCACTCAGGTGAAGATCTGGTTCCAAAACCACAGATATAAAATGAAGAGAGCGCGGATTGAGTGCGCTCATGACCTCAGTCAACCTCCAGTAATGCGCAGGGTTGTGGTGCCAATTTTGGTCCGAGATGGCAAACCTTACCCGAACTGCAATGTCGAAACAGAAAGGGGCAGCTGCATTCCAACAACAGTTCCATCCTCACCCTTTAGCGTTCAGAGTTTCCCATCTTTACAGCAACAGACACCCTTCGCGCTTTTCCCCACATACCAGCACTTCACCAACACAGCGGCCTCCCGTCACCACTTTTGTGTTTGGTGA
- the LOC141362556 gene encoding thyroid transcription factor 1-like, with the protein MSMSPKHTTPFSVSDILSPLEESYKKVSMEGNNLGAPLASYRQPQVTQAAMQQHHMGHNGTVPAAYHMTAAGVSQLSHSAMGGYCNGNLGNMSDLPAYQDGMRGSTTATSWYGTNPDPRFSTISRFMGSSSGMNMGSMSTLSSLADVGKSMGPLTSTPRRKRRVLFSQAQVYELERRFKQQKYLSAPEREHLASMIHLTPTQVKIWFQNHRYKMKRQAKDKVSQQQMQQDSGSCQQQQQSPRRVAVPVLVKDGKPCQGGNHTPNTGIQNHHHQGGNVMIMSNSSSTMGQHQSQQVGSAGQSPDLGQHTASPPSLQTQVSGLSHLNSSGSEYGAALPCSALLYGRTW; encoded by the exons ATGTCGATGAGCCCTAAACATACGACTCCTTTTTCTGTATCCGATATCTTAAGTCCTCTTGAGGAGAGCTACAAAAAAGTGAGTATGGAGGGGAACAACTTGGGGGCTCCTCTTGCTTCTTACAGACAACCTCAAGTCACGCAAGCGGCGATGCAGCAGCACCACATGGGCCACAATGGAACAGTACCCGCTGCCTACCACATGACTGCAGCTGGAGTTTCCCAGCTGTCACATTCAGCAATGGGGGGCTACTGTAACGGGAATTTGGGTAACATGAGCGACCTGCCGGCCTATCAAGACGGCATGAGAGGCAGCACGACGGCCACCAGCTGGTACGGAACGAATCCGGACCCGCGCTTCTCCACAA TCTCTCGTTTCATGGGTTCCTCGTCTGGTATGAATATGGGGAGTATGAGCACTCTTAGTTCATTGGCGGATGTTGGTAAAAGTATGGGTCCGTTGACCAGCACACCTCGAAGGAAGAGGCGCGTTCTCTTCTCTCAGGCGCAGGTGTACGAGCTTGAGCGACGATTCAAGCAGCAGAAGTATCTCTCTGCACCGGAAAGGGAGCACCTGGCGAGTATGATTCACTTGACTCCAACTCAAGTTAAAATTTGGTTTCAAAACCACCGGTATAAAATGAAAAGGCAGGCCAAGGACAAAGTGTCCCAGCAGCAAATGCAACAAGACAGTGGTTCCtgtcagcagcagcagcagtctCCACGGCGGGTGGCCGTGCCAGTGTTGGTGAAGGACGGAAAGCCATGCCAAGGCGGCAACCATACTCCCAACACTGGCATACAAAACCACCATCACCAAGGGGGAAACGTCATGATTATGTCCAATAGCAGTTCTACAATGGGTCAGCATCAAAGTCAGCAGGTAGGCAGTGCGGGACAGTCGCCAGATCTGGGTCAACACACCGCAAGCCCCCCATCTCTCCAAACCCAAGTATCCGGCCTGTCACACCTGAACTCTTCCGGTTCCGAATATGGAGCTGCCTTACCTTGCTCCGCTCTGCTTTATGGTAGGACTTGGTGA